A portion of the Oligoflexus sp. genome contains these proteins:
- the tnpB gene encoding IS66 family insertion sequence element accessory protein TnpB (TnpB, as the term is used for proteins encoded by IS66 family insertion elements, is considered an accessory protein, since TnpC, encoded by a neighboring gene, is a DDE family transposase.), producing MLALTPHLRIFVAFDPIDFRCGMNRLAQIAKDLFNEDPQSGVLFVFRNRRQSEVKMLVYDGSGYYLIHKRLSSGRLAFWPKTLLQQKEPGITVESSELLVLLRGGDPRGTIPESWKRVEPNGFEKKSSSRPKRDRDGTTRRASAHGPTDHERCGAFAKNPGPVFDPSPAPS from the coding sequence ATGTTGGCCTTGACGCCGCACTTGCGTATCTTTGTGGCCTTCGACCCAATCGACTTCCGTTGTGGCATGAATCGACTGGCTCAGATTGCCAAGGATCTTTTCAATGAGGATCCTCAATCGGGCGTCCTGTTTGTGTTTCGAAACCGCCGTCAAAGTGAAGTAAAAATGCTTGTCTATGATGGCTCAGGATATTATCTGATACACAAACGACTCTCTAGCGGTCGACTCGCTTTTTGGCCTAAAACTCTTCTTCAGCAGAAAGAGCCTGGAATCACGGTGGAATCCAGCGAGCTGCTTGTTCTTTTGCGCGGTGGCGATCCGCGTGGGACAATACCGGAATCATGGAAGAGAGTCGAGCCGAATGGCTTCGAAAAAAAATCTTCATCCCGACCTAAGCGGGATCGAGACGGCACAACTCGAAGAGCGTCTGCGCACGGGCCAACTGACCACGAGCGATGTGGAGCATTTGCTAAAAATCCTGGCCCTGTTTTCGACCCTTCGCCAGCTCCTTCATAA